A genomic segment from Polyangium mundeleinium encodes:
- a CDS encoding YbaB/EbfC family nucleoid-associated protein, protein MQFRGGMNELVRQAARMQRKIDEAKAKIKDHEISATAASDKVSVTVTCEGKVRKIAIDPDFLAAEGLEMALDAVAVAANAALEQADKHVEAEIAKVTGGVKIPGMHT, encoded by the coding sequence ATGCAATTTCGCGGTGGAATGAACGAGCTGGTCCGCCAAGCGGCCCGGATGCAGCGCAAAATCGACGAGGCGAAAGCCAAGATCAAGGACCACGAGATCTCGGCGACCGCCGCGTCGGACAAGGTCTCGGTCACCGTGACCTGCGAAGGCAAGGTCCGGAAGATCGCGATCGATCCGGACTTCCTCGCCGCCGAAGGCCTGGAGATGGCCCTCGACGCGGTGGCGGTCGCGGCAAACGCGGCGCTCGAGCAGGCCGACAAGCACGTCGAAGCCGAGATCGCCAAGGTCACGGGCGGCGTGAAGATCCCGGGAATGCACACGTAG
- the recR gene encoding recombination mediator RecR, producing the protein MATRSPTSYVTRSSSLPERLTRVAHLFARLPGVGEKTAQRFALFLATADEEVAHDLGTELAVLRDHVRPCERCGNIAEVAEGAQPGELVRCAICRDERRDRALLCVVARVQDLLAIERSGVMRGKYFVLGRLLSPLDGISAEDLPLEGLKRIVTDAEAPVSEVLVATPPSVDGEATALLVAREMAALGARVTRIASGVPHGGDLEFADQVTLGRAIEGRKSFG; encoded by the coding sequence GTGGCCACGCGGAGCCCCACCTCCTACGTCACGCGCAGCTCTTCCCTACCCGAACGCCTCACGCGCGTCGCGCACCTGTTCGCGCGGCTGCCAGGCGTCGGTGAGAAGACCGCGCAACGCTTCGCGCTGTTCCTGGCGACAGCGGACGAGGAGGTCGCGCACGATCTCGGCACCGAGCTCGCCGTGCTGCGCGATCACGTGAGGCCCTGCGAGCGCTGCGGAAACATCGCCGAGGTCGCCGAAGGCGCGCAGCCGGGCGAGCTCGTGCGTTGCGCGATCTGCCGGGACGAGCGGCGCGACAGGGCGCTGCTCTGCGTGGTCGCGCGGGTGCAAGACCTGCTCGCCATCGAGCGGAGCGGGGTGATGCGCGGGAAGTATTTCGTGCTCGGAAGGCTGCTCTCGCCGCTCGACGGGATCTCGGCCGAGGATCTGCCGCTCGAGGGGCTGAAGCGCATCGTGACGGACGCCGAGGCGCCGGTGAGCGAGGTGCTCGTGGCGACGCCGCCGTCGGTGGACGGCGAGGCGACGGCGCTGCTCGTGGCGCGCGAGATGGCCGCGCTCGGCGCGCGCGTGACCCGCATCGCGAGCGGCGTGCCCCACGGCGGTGACCTCGAGTTCGCCGATCAAGTCACGCTCGGCCGCGCCATCGAAGGCCGGAAGAGCTTCGGCTGA
- a CDS encoding RidA family protein, protein MPKTIISTTEAPAAIGPYSQATRAGNLVFCSGQIPIDPKTGELVAGGIEAQTKQALANLSEVLRAAGASWPDVVRTTIWLVDLGDFAVVNRIYGEVVGAEPPARVTIQVSALPKGAAVEIDAIAHV, encoded by the coding sequence ATGCCGAAAACCATCATTTCCACGACCGAGGCCCCCGCCGCGATCGGCCCCTATTCGCAGGCCACGCGCGCCGGGAACCTCGTCTTCTGCAGTGGCCAGATCCCCATCGACCCGAAGACGGGTGAGCTCGTCGCGGGCGGGATCGAGGCACAGACGAAGCAAGCGCTCGCGAACCTCAGCGAGGTGCTCCGCGCCGCCGGCGCGTCCTGGCCCGACGTCGTGCGGACGACGATCTGGCTCGTCGATCTCGGCGATTTCGCGGTCGTCAACCGGATTTACGGAGAAGTCGTGGGCGCCGAGCCGCCCGCACGCGTGACCATTCAAGTGTCGGCGCTGCCGAAGGGCGCCGCCGTCGAAATCGATGCGATTGCCCATGTTTGA